The DNA region GGCCTTACGGAGCTGGGCGGCGATGTCGTGGTGGCAGCACGGCGCGGCCAGCACCAGCGGCGCCTCCCACTCGACCGCGCGGGCGAGGGCGTCGTCGGTGGCGGTGTCGCAGGCGTGCAGGGCCAGCACCACGTCGGGTTGCTGGTCGAGCTGCACGCCGTCGATCGTCCCGGCCACGAACTCGGCCTTCACCCCGAGCTCGGCCGCGATCTTCGTGTTGTGCTCCCGCGACTGCTCCTTCACGTCGACGCCGGTGACGACGACGGGCAGCTCGCGGACCTCGGTGAGGTAGCGCTGGGCGGCGAAGGTCAGGTAGCCGTTGCCGGCACCCAGGTCGATGATCCGCAGCGGCTCCTCCGCGGTCGGCCGACGGACCTTGCCGGACTTCATCGCGTCCGTCAGGGCGGCGTCGAGCTGGCGCAGGAACTCCTCGACCTGGCGGTACTTCGCCTGGCGCGACGGCTTCAGCTTCCCGTCCTTGTCGGAGAGGCCGAGCACACGGAAGACAGGGTCGGACTCCGGCAGCAGCCGCTCCTTGGCCTGGTCATGGCCGCGTTCGACCTCGACCGGCGCGGTCGCCTCCGTGGTCGAGACGAGCGCCGTCGTCGGCGTCTTCGCCTGGATCTGAGTCTGCTCGGTCGCGGTCGTGACGATCCAGTTGGCGAACGGTTCGTCGAGAAGATCGTCCAGTGACGAACTATCTCCTACCGGATGGTTCGCGGTGAACGCCTGGGTCGCGTCGTACGTCGTGATCTGCAGGTGTCGGCCGGCCTTGAGGTCGACGTAGCGGATCTCGGCGCGACGCCACTTCGGCGTGGTGCCGCGCTGCTTGCCCGACGCGACCGCCTTGACCAGCTGTTCGGGATCGAGGATCACCGATCGCATCCGGTTCAGCGCCCGCAGCAGCGGTTCGGACTCCCTGCTCAATTCAGCACCCCGGCAATGACGACCACCAGCAGAAGGGCGACCAGCGCGCCGGGAATGATCATTCGGCGGTAACGCGGGTTCACCGCTTCATTCTAGGCGTCGGCCGGGCACCAACACCCATCCCCGACCGCGGGCACCCGTCAGACCCGCGATGCGAACAGCTCGGCGAGATGCATGGTCGGCACCGAGGCGAGGTCGTCGAGCTGGACCCGGCACGACATCCCGTCGGCGAGGACGACCGCGTCGGGATGCGACCGCACAGCCGGGAGGAGATGCGTCTCCGCGACCGCGACCGACACCTCGTAGTGCCCCTCCTCGACGCCGAAGTTTCCGGCCAGGCCGCAGCAGCCCGAGACCTTGGTGACCGTCGCGCCGGCCTGCTTCAGGAGCGCCTCGTCGGCGGTCCAGCCGAGCACGGCGTGCTGGTGACAGTGCGGCTGCGCGACGACCTCGACGCCGCTCAGGTCGGGCAGGCTCACCCGCCCCTCAGCCACCAGGCGGGTCACCAGCTCGGCGAAGGTGAGCATGCCGTCGCGTACGACCTCGGCCTCCGGCAGGGCCGAGAGCTCGACCGAGTCCGAGCGCAGGGTCGCGGTGCACGACGGCTCCAGCCCGACGACGGGGACGCCGGAGGAGACATAGGGGGCCAGCGTACGGACCGTCTTCTCCATGATCTTGCGGGCGTCGTCGAGCTGACCGGTGGTGATCCAGGTCAGGCCGCAGCAGGCCTTCTCGCCGATGACGCGCACGTTCAGCCCCTGCGACTCGAGCCATTTGATCGCGCCGTGGCCCGACTGAGCGAAGAAGTGGTCGGTGAAGGAGTCGGCCCAGATCCAGACGTCCGGGGTCTCGGTGGCGAGCCGGGCCACCGGCGCCGACCGCTTCAGCGTCTTCGGCGCGAACGCCGGGATCGAGCGCCGCTGGTCGATGCCGGCGGTCTTCTTGGCGATCTTCGCCAGCGGCGAGATCTTCAGGGACGCGTTGGCCATCTGGGTGAACGGCGCCGCGAGCCGGGCCCACTTCGGCAGCTGCCCAAGAAGAGCGTGCGAGCGCGGCCGCCGCTCCCCGAGGACGTCGTGCTTCTGGTAGAGCGCCTCCGACTTGTACGTCGCCATGTCGATGCCCGTGGGGCAGTCGGACGCACACCCCTTGCAGGCCAGGCACAGGTCGAGCGCCTCGGCGACCGCGGGGTCGCCGAGCCCGTCGACGAGCGAGCCGTCCAGCGCCTCCTGCAGCACCCGCGCGCGCCCACGGGTCGCGTCCTTCTCCTCGCGGGTGGCGAGGTAGGAGGGGCACATCACGCCGATGGTCTTCGGGGCCACGCACTTGCCGACGCCGGTGCAGCGGTGCACGGCCGCGCCCAGGTCACCGGAGTCGTGGATGAGCCGCAGCCCGGTCCGGGGCAGGGCCCGGGGCCGTACCGGACGCAGGTCGTCGGTGATCGACGCCGGCCGCACGATGTTGCCGGGGTTGAGCAGGTCGGACGGGTCGCAGATGCCCTTGACCTGCTCGAAGAGCTCGATCGAGGTCTTGTCGTACATCAGAGGCAGCAGCTCGGAGCGCACCCGCCCGTCGCCGTGCTCGCCCGACAGCGAGCCGCCGTAGGTGACCAGCTGCGTGGCGCACGCGGTCATGAACTCGCGGAACACCTGCGCCGACTCCGGGGAGTCCGGCGCGAAGGGGAAGTCGATGCGGCAGTGGATGCAGCCGTCGCCGAAGTGGCCGTAGGGATAGCC from Nocardioides luteus includes:
- a CDS encoding class I SAM-dependent methyltransferase gives rise to the protein MSRESEPLLRALNRMRSVILDPEQLVKAVASGKQRGTTPKWRRAEIRYVDLKAGRHLQITTYDATQAFTANHPVGDSSSLDDLLDEPFANWIVTTATEQTQIQAKTPTTALVSTTEATAPVEVERGHDQAKERLLPESDPVFRVLGLSDKDGKLKPSRQAKYRQVEEFLRQLDAALTDAMKSGKVRRPTAEEPLRIIDLGAGNGYLTFAAQRYLTEVRELPVVVTGVDVKEQSREHNTKIAAELGVKAEFVAGTIDGVQLDQQPDVVLALHACDTATDDALARAVEWEAPLVLAAPCCHHDIAAQLRKAPTPAPYSMLTRHGILRERFADTLTDALRASLLRLAGYRVEVVQFVESQHTPRNTMLRAIRTGSPVKGGSVKKEYDDLVAEWGVRPKLGELLADR
- a CDS encoding FAD-binding and (Fe-S)-binding domain-containing protein, with amino-acid sequence MNATASDLANELRNQGISRVDDSPLARALYSSDASLYRVVPSVVVRPQSRDELLAVHSVSRSTGAPVTMRGAGTSIAGNAVGTGIVVDTRDLRTIYEIDPEARTARIDPGVVHADLQRAAAPHGLRFGPDPSTHTRCTIGGMIGNNACGNRALGYGRTVDNIESLTVLFGNGEQAVYADGVSSGETAERLQALVGANLGHVRTEFGRFGRQVSGYSLEHLLPEKGGRIDRFLAGSEGTLATVLETTVRLVEDSPGRLLLVLGYPTMVEAADAVPTLLQVAPGRLIACEGMDARIADLVRAKGRAVPDLPKGAGWLMVEVAGQDAPDLVKRLAAESGALESRVVVDPIEAAALWRIREDGAGLAGVSLPTPAHSGWEDAAVPPEHLGAWLRDFEGILSDFGLHGYPYGHFGDGCIHCRIDFPFAPDSPESAQVFREFMTACATQLVTYGGSLSGEHGDGRVRSELLPLMYDKTSIELFEQVKGICDPSDLLNPGNIVRPASITDDLRPVRPRALPRTGLRLIHDSGDLGAAVHRCTGVGKCVAPKTIGVMCPSYLATREEKDATRGRARVLQEALDGSLVDGLGDPAVAEALDLCLACKGCASDCPTGIDMATYKSEALYQKHDVLGERRPRSHALLGQLPKWARLAAPFTQMANASLKISPLAKIAKKTAGIDQRRSIPAFAPKTLKRSAPVARLATETPDVWIWADSFTDHFFAQSGHGAIKWLESQGLNVRVIGEKACCGLTWITTGQLDDARKIMEKTVRTLAPYVSSGVPVVGLEPSCTATLRSDSVELSALPEAEVVRDGMLTFAELVTRLVAEGRVSLPDLSGVEVVAQPHCHQHAVLGWTADEALLKQAGATVTKVSGCCGLAGNFGVEEGHYEVSVAVAETHLLPAVRSHPDAVVLADGMSCRVQLDDLASVPTMHLAELFASRV